A single Balneola sp. DNA region contains:
- the menD gene encoding 2-succinyl-5-enolpyruvyl-6-hydroxy-3-cyclohexene-1-carboxylic-acid synthase: MPDRDPINLNFYWSTQFVRSLYEEGVREVVISPGSRSTPLTLAFAAHPGFQKHVVIDERSAAFIALGIGKASGKPACLVCTSGTALANYYPTVIEATLSKNPMIVLSADRPPHLREIGASQTIDQLKAFGDYPVFFHDIGEPKKSNKSIIRLQKAASQAVMLSKSKSGVAHLNFPFSKPLTPEEEFFNTTIAENEKHARQSYRSYKATGVISHLDEQFWSDLVSSERPVLIAGATSTFNEIETIQNLAKTLDAPIIAEPGSKVPSSKYVISGYDGFLRNGSIAEELSSDLILRFGSEPVSKALINYLSRHSETPQIRFLRDDFLEDESLTSTKHICLQGTLDIPEVSGATDKHWLRNWRRYQKSFAQFRQNSIHPSTPLTDGYIFHTLSQLLPKKAFVMLSNSFPVRDFSLFTNNEAKDVFVNRGAAGIDGIISTSLGISKSAKKTGVLFIGDIAFLHDSNALLEARHINRPLVIIVLNNAGGSIFRILPIHDLKETFTPFFETPQQVSIAALCRAHKVDHALISKPEQLITAFEERIEKPGIHVLECITDAEESMVQRELLWNNFAEEK, encoded by the coding sequence ATGCCCGATCGTGACCCCATTAACCTGAATTTTTACTGGAGTACACAATTCGTGCGTAGTCTCTATGAAGAAGGTGTACGCGAAGTTGTTATTTCACCTGGTTCAAGATCTACCCCACTTACTCTTGCTTTTGCTGCCCATCCCGGCTTTCAAAAGCATGTTGTTATTGATGAACGCTCTGCTGCTTTTATTGCGCTGGGTATAGGTAAAGCCTCCGGAAAGCCAGCTTGTCTTGTATGTACATCCGGAACGGCTCTGGCAAATTATTATCCTACAGTAATTGAGGCAACTCTTTCCAAAAACCCAATGATTGTTCTTAGTGCGGATCGCCCCCCTCACCTTAGAGAAATCGGAGCTTCTCAAACTATCGATCAACTCAAAGCTTTCGGAGATTACCCGGTCTTTTTTCATGATATCGGAGAACCCAAAAAAAGCAATAAAAGCATTATTAGATTGCAGAAAGCTGCGTCTCAGGCTGTTATGCTTTCAAAATCAAAAAGCGGGGTAGCGCATCTTAACTTTCCTTTTTCAAAGCCACTTACTCCCGAAGAGGAATTCTTTAATACAACAATTGCCGAAAACGAAAAGCATGCCAGGCAATCCTACCGAAGTTACAAAGCAACTGGGGTTATCTCGCATTTAGATGAACAGTTCTGGTCTGATTTAGTTTCTTCTGAGCGACCAGTACTTATTGCCGGAGCTACCTCAACATTTAATGAAATAGAGACTATTCAGAATCTTGCAAAAACTCTGGATGCCCCTATTATTGCTGAACCGGGATCGAAGGTGCCATCATCAAAGTATGTAATTTCAGGGTATGACGGTTTTCTGAGAAATGGGAGTATAGCCGAGGAATTGTCTTCTGATTTGATTCTTAGATTTGGTTCAGAACCGGTTAGCAAGGCTTTAATAAACTACCTTTCAAGACATAGTGAGACTCCTCAAATACGCTTCTTAAGAGATGATTTTCTCGAAGATGAAAGCCTAACATCTACGAAACATATATGCCTTCAGGGTACACTGGACATCCCCGAAGTTTCCGGAGCCACCGATAAGCACTGGCTCAGAAATTGGAGGAGATACCAAAAGTCATTTGCTCAATTCAGGCAAAATTCAATTCATCCCTCTACCCCTCTTACCGATGGATACATCTTTCACACCCTTTCACAGTTACTCCCCAAGAAGGCATTTGTGATGCTTTCTAATTCTTTTCCGGTTAGAGATTTTTCCTTATTCACGAATAATGAAGCAAAGGATGTTTTTGTAAATCGTGGAGCTGCAGGGATTGACGGAATCATTTCAACATCCTTGGGAATAAGTAAATCAGCAAAAAAAACTGGCGTATTATTTATTGGTGATATAGCATTTCTACATGATTCTAATGCCTTGTTAGAGGCCAGACATATTAATCGGCCATTGGTAATTATAGTTTTGAATAATGCAGGTGGCTCCATCTTTAGGATATTGCCTATTCATGATCTAAAGGAAACATTTACTCCATTTTTTGAAACCCCCCAGCAAGTTTCAATTGCTGCTTTATGTAGAGCACATAAAGTTGATCATGCTCTAATATCCAAACCAGAGCAGTTGATAACAGCATTTGAAGAGCGTATTGAAAAACCGGGAATCCATGTATTGGAATGCATCACAGATGCAGAAGAATCAATGGTTCAAAGGGAATTACTTTGGAATAATTTTGCTGAAGAAAAATGA
- a CDS encoding 1,4-dihydroxy-2-naphthoyl-CoA synthase, which yields MNWITVKEFEDITYKKLTGVARIAFNRPEVRNAFRPKTVFELYEALEDAKEDNDIGVVLLSGEGPSQKDGKWAFCSGGDQRARSSKGYKAGDGIARLNILEVQRLIRFIPKVVIAVVPGWAVGGGHSLHVTCDLTLASREHATFKQTDANVASFDGGFGSALLARQIGQKRAREVFFLERNYSAEEAYEMGMINAVVDHDKLEATAYEWAQEILTKSPTAIKMLKFAFNLIDDGLVGQQIFAGEATRLAYMTEEAEEGKNAFLEKRKPDWKKFGRSPS from the coding sequence ATGAACTGGATAACCGTTAAGGAATTTGAAGACATCACCTACAAAAAACTAACTGGCGTTGCCAGAATAGCATTCAATCGTCCTGAAGTCCGAAATGCCTTCCGCCCAAAAACCGTGTTTGAACTATATGAGGCGCTGGAAGATGCAAAAGAAGATAATGACATTGGTGTGGTCTTACTTTCAGGTGAGGGTCCCTCCCAAAAAGATGGAAAATGGGCCTTCTGTTCGGGAGGTGATCAAAGAGCTCGTAGCTCAAAGGGTTATAAAGCGGGAGATGGTATCGCTCGATTAAATATCCTGGAGGTTCAACGACTTATCCGTTTTATACCAAAAGTCGTGATTGCTGTGGTGCCTGGATGGGCTGTTGGTGGTGGCCATAGTTTGCACGTAACCTGCGACTTGACTCTTGCTAGTAGAGAGCATGCCACTTTCAAACAGACTGATGCAAATGTAGCTAGTTTTGATGGGGGCTTTGGTTCGGCACTTCTTGCTCGACAGATTGGCCAGAAAAGAGCTAGAGAGGTATTCTTTCTGGAAAGAAATTATTCAGCTGAGGAAGCCTACGAGATGGGTATGATTAATGCAGTTGTAGACCATGATAAACTAGAAGCTACTGCATACGAATGGGCCCAGGAAATACTTACTAAGAGCCCTACCGCAATCAAAATGCTAAAATTTGCCTTTAACCTGATTGATGATGGGTTAGTGGGTCAACAGATATTTGCCGGCGAAGCCACAAGATTAGCCTATATGACCGAAGAGGCAGAAGAAGGAAAGAATGCCTTCCTTGAAAAGAGAAAACCTGATTGGAAGAAATTCGGCAGGTCCCCTTCTTAA
- a CDS encoding DUF4290 domain-containing protein, translated as MFIEQQKPKDFDCGYNLDLMIAAIPRMPEGEERIAYAKRVVGLIKQSHPNWVKEDGTSESAWNHLFELADFDLESLGIRNPFTTGETDDAK; from the coding sequence ATGTTCATAGAACAACAAAAACCAAAAGACTTTGACTGCGGCTATAATCTTGACCTTATGATAGCTGCAATACCGAGAATGCCAGAAGGTGAAGAGCGCATTGCTTATGCAAAAAGAGTAGTAGGCTTAATCAAGCAAAGTCACCCAAATTGGGTTAAAGAAGATGGAACCAGCGAATCAGCATGGAACCATTTATTCGAATTAGCCGATTTTGATCTCGAGAGTCTTGGAATTCGCAATCCATTTACGACCGGCGAGACTGACGACGCTAAATAG
- a CDS encoding alpha/beta fold hydrolase produces the protein MNIRVRGISYHLNSQIKDNAPSLILLHGFLGSGLVFNPLKSHLDSDISVTTIDLLGHGSTEGAELHYRFSTKEQVADLSKLISEQLPSPVFLYGYSMGARLALQLALCRPDLIQGLILESGSFGIEKETERQARQALDASRADQIQGNFHGFLEKWKTMKIFDGNLQSESKRLLMNIQEKQNHYWMANSLLGFGSGTMPCIKDRLNELISPVQLIVGAHDVKFLRINQSMKKNISDCELAIIEDANHRVHLEQPKKCATIINQFITNHSPS, from the coding sequence ATGAATATCCGGGTAAGAGGAATATCCTATCATTTGAACAGCCAAATTAAAGACAATGCTCCTAGTCTTATTTTGTTGCATGGATTCCTTGGCAGTGGGTTAGTATTTAATCCACTAAAATCGCACTTAGACAGCGATATTAGCGTAACGACCATTGACTTACTTGGTCATGGAAGCACTGAAGGCGCCGAATTACATTATCGCTTTTCAACAAAGGAACAGGTTGCAGACCTCTCAAAACTCATTAGCGAACAACTACCCTCTCCTGTTTTTCTTTATGGATATAGCATGGGTGCACGTTTGGCTTTACAATTAGCTCTTTGCCGTCCAGATTTAATACAGGGACTAATTCTGGAAAGTGGAAGTTTCGGAATTGAAAAAGAGACTGAGAGGCAAGCAAGGCAGGCATTAGATGCGTCTAGAGCAGATCAAATCCAAGGTAATTTTCATGGCTTTCTGGAAAAATGGAAAACCATGAAAATATTTGATGGAAATCTCCAATCGGAATCAAAACGCTTGCTCATGAACATCCAAGAAAAACAAAACCATTATTGGATGGCTAACTCGCTGCTTGGTTTTGGTTCAGGAACCATGCCTTGTATAAAAGACCGGTTGAATGAACTCATATCACCTGTTCAATTAATTGTTGGTGCCCACGATGTAAAGTTTCTACGCATAAATCAGTCAATGAAAAAGAATATATCAGACTGTGAGCTTGCAATTATTGAAGATGCAAACCATCGTGTTCATTTAGAACAACCAAAAAAATGTGCTACCATTATCAATCAATTTATTACTAATCATTCTCCTTCATGA
- a CDS encoding T9SS C-terminal target domain-containing protein yields MKKSLSILLFTLLGFSIGKTQQISITDKVHSYLINGQLSSNYKGIYDEPKNVTFVDSVSYAKIPSQELIGRKIVQLNTHLINGHEVKTNGSIVIQADINNVPKDITYKRLGKSDLIIVDIISTSFSSLEDAYSHWQDQNWVKSISYDYIANISLQNDPFYQNQYYLKNTGQFGGTSGIDINYEAAWELVSEYSDDILVAVIDDGLEPHNDLEDQFGNSRIIGGYTPATNGNGAPALNTDYHGVAVAGIIGASRNNNLIRGISPDVEFLSVNIFAPNTTESDIAAGIIWAVDNGARVINNSWGANVPGFYSITIVNAINYAINNDVTVVFSSGNDGYVTFPSNVAGVITVSAIDNDGNISSYVGSGSEIDFVAPSGEPNGVGNVYTLDREGSSGESNTDYLTDFGGTSATAPQVSGVIALMLSIDPSLTRTEILNILSNTAEDYGSTGKDNIYGYGLINATAALYQVERGLVENKISSFESLNSTASGSNLSRRSVYESSTGAYHNLFESGSEIVYFKRLPWMTTQPIIISENQTTEYGENFNPNITIDTNGNLHAVWERKAYGSDQWKVYYSKSTNDGVTWSTPVSVSPVGSEPMNPQIVAYDAQYDNEMMLTYYYFDRIRAKMYNFSTGTWENWAAWSNNGIYNPGIDAIPGTDSYTKKFTSIASDRYGYTKMNIVYADEANNHIYYRKLDDFSDWGQYTNMSSIVPGTADHHSPSLSNDPSYTSGASPAIHLAWTRTTGTGTGLYDNKVIHRWSSSQWSWPSVYYTTYYQSQTKPTISGVGSTGSYEAYLIWEIQGNGGIARQYFNGSSWSSPVTITSNGKYPSLSTGGNQTKYIYTDENGPFYDVTLSSQTLSKVVAEDPNFSPDKMVYKRAISFMDSTGSFIQFTVHNVKEISEQGFTNDKTLKPIDQHEVDLSNSKALGALNTNEVLAEGSTLEFEVEITGNQVRSLFIDGEIPKISTFNNTDLSRNGEPLSSRLESLSEESAPLRYSILIGSGLASKSDLYLLGLENYNFKEGVFASLGHINMPKEDSSTLPIETVLVENGEDNINLSAYPNPFNPSTSISFTLSEASFVTLRVFDLLGREVAVLLNNQMKTGKHNVLFDASGLASGVYLYRLETSDKVLTSRFTLIK; encoded by the coding sequence ATGAAGAAATCACTATCAATTTTATTATTTACGCTTTTAGGTTTTTCCATTGGAAAAACTCAGCAGATTTCAATCACCGACAAAGTTCATTCATATCTTATAAACGGACAATTATCATCTAATTATAAAGGTATTTATGATGAGCCTAAAAATGTAACTTTTGTCGATTCTGTGTCTTACGCTAAAATACCAAGTCAAGAACTAATCGGGAGAAAAATAGTACAGCTGAATACGCACTTAATAAATGGTCATGAAGTTAAAACAAATGGAAGTATTGTAATCCAAGCAGACATTAATAATGTACCAAAAGATATAACTTATAAAAGACTTGGAAAGTCAGACTTAATAATTGTTGATATAATTTCAACTTCTTTTTCAAGTCTAGAGGATGCGTATTCACATTGGCAGGATCAAAATTGGGTTAAATCAATATCATATGATTATATCGCTAACATAAGCTTACAAAATGATCCTTTTTATCAAAATCAATACTATTTAAAAAATACAGGGCAATTTGGAGGAACTTCTGGTATTGATATTAATTACGAAGCAGCATGGGAGCTTGTAAGTGAGTATAGCGATGATATCCTTGTTGCTGTTATTGATGATGGTTTAGAGCCTCATAATGATTTGGAAGATCAATTTGGAAATAGTAGAATTATAGGAGGATATACTCCTGCGACAAATGGTAATGGAGCACCCGCATTAAATACTGATTATCATGGAGTAGCCGTTGCGGGAATAATTGGTGCTTCAAGGAATAATAATCTCATTAGAGGGATTTCTCCAGATGTTGAATTTCTATCAGTCAACATCTTTGCTCCAAATACCACTGAAAGTGATATTGCAGCAGGAATTATTTGGGCTGTTGATAATGGTGCGAGAGTGATAAATAATTCTTGGGGGGCTAATGTACCAGGTTTTTATTCTATTACAATTGTAAACGCAATCAATTATGCTATAAATAATGATGTGACTGTTGTTTTTTCTTCTGGAAATGATGGATATGTTACCTTTCCCTCAAATGTTGCTGGAGTAATAACTGTCTCTGCTATTGATAATGATGGGAATATCTCAAGCTATGTAGGAAGCGGAAGTGAAATCGATTTTGTTGCACCGTCAGGTGAACCTAACGGTGTAGGTAATGTATATACTTTGGACAGGGAAGGATCATCTGGTGAATCAAATACTGACTATTTAACGGATTTTGGTGGAACTTCTGCTACAGCACCACAAGTCTCTGGAGTAATTGCTTTAATGCTTTCAATTGATCCAAGCCTAACAAGGACTGAAATTTTGAATATTTTGAGTAATACAGCAGAGGATTACGGTTCAACTGGAAAGGATAATATATATGGATATGGGTTAATTAATGCTACAGCAGCTTTGTACCAAGTTGAAAGAGGGTTAGTAGAAAATAAGATTTCAAGTTTTGAATCTCTAAATAGTACTGCATCAGGCTCAAATTTGTCCAGAAGAAGTGTTTACGAATCAAGTACTGGGGCTTACCATAATCTTTTTGAATCAGGAAGTGAAATAGTTTATTTCAAAAGACTACCTTGGATGACGACACAGCCAATAATCATTTCCGAAAATCAAACGACTGAGTATGGAGAAAATTTTAATCCAAATATAACAATTGATACAAACGGAAATCTTCATGCTGTTTGGGAGAGAAAAGCCTATGGATCTGATCAGTGGAAAGTTTATTATTCAAAAAGTACAAATGATGGGGTTACATGGAGTACACCTGTTTCAGTATCACCTGTTGGTTCAGAGCCAATGAATCCCCAGATTGTCGCTTATGACGCTCAATACGATAATGAGATGATGCTCACTTACTATTATTTTGATAGGATAAGAGCAAAAATGTATAATTTTTCAACAGGTACTTGGGAAAATTGGGCGGCTTGGAGTAATAATGGCATATATAACCCAGGGATTGACGCAATACCTGGTACTGATAGTTACACTAAAAAATTTACATCAATAGCTTCAGATAGATACGGTTATACGAAGATGAATATCGTATATGCAGATGAGGCTAATAATCATATTTATTACAGAAAATTAGACGACTTTTCAGATTGGGGCCAATACACTAATATGTCTTCCATAGTCCCGGGTACAGCTGATCACCATTCACCAAGTTTAAGTAACGATCCATCATATACTTCAGGAGCTTCTCCTGCAATACATTTAGCTTGGACAAGAACTACAGGTACTGGAACAGGGCTATATGATAATAAGGTAATTCATAGATGGTCTTCAAGTCAGTGGAGTTGGCCAAGTGTTTATTATACAACGTATTATCAATCACAAACTAAACCTACAATCTCTGGTGTTGGTAGCACAGGTAGTTATGAAGCATATTTAATATGGGAAATTCAGGGAAATGGTGGTATTGCTAGGCAGTACTTTAATGGATCGAGTTGGTCATCTCCGGTAACAATAACAAGTAATGGTAAATATCCTTCGCTTTCAACAGGAGGAAATCAAACTAAGTACATTTATACCGATGAGAATGGACCGTTCTATGATGTCACTTTAAGCAGTCAAACCTTATCCAAGGTTGTAGCTGAAGATCCTAATTTTAGTCCCGATAAGATGGTATATAAGCGAGCTATTTCATTTATGGACTCAACTGGGAGCTTTATACAATTTACTGTTCATAATGTAAAGGAGATTTCTGAACAAGGATTTACTAATGATAAAACACTAAAGCCGATTGATCAACACGAGGTGGATTTGAGTAATTCTAAAGCACTTGGTGCTCTTAATACTAATGAAGTCTTAGCTGAAGGATCCACACTCGAATTTGAGGTTGAAATCACTGGAAATCAGGTGAGGAGCTTATTTATTGATGGGGAAATACCTAAAATTTCTACTTTCAATAATACTGATTTATCAAGAAATGGGGAGCCATTAAGTTCAAGATTAGAGTCTCTTTCAGAAGAATCTGCTCCTTTAAGATACTCAATTTTAATTGGCTCTGGCTTAGCATCAAAAAGTGACTTATATCTACTTGGATTGGAAAACTACAACTTTAAGGAAGGAGTTTTTGCTAGCCTTGGTCATATAAATATGCCCAAAGAAGATTCCTCCACTCTGCCAATTGAGACAGTTTTGGTAGAAAACGGTGAGGATAATATCAATTTGTCTGCATATCCTAATCCATTTAACCCTAGTACCTCTATAAGTTTCACTTTGTCAGAGGCGTCTTTTGTTACATTAAGAGTATTTGATCTGCTTGGAAGAGAGGTCGCAGTTTTGTTAAACAATCAGATGAAAACTGGCAAGCATAATGTTCTATTTGATGCATCTGGTTTAGCCAGCGGTGTATATCTCTATCGTCTAGAGACTTCGGATAAAGTTTTGACCAGTAGATTTACTTTGATTAAATAA
- a CDS encoding isochorismate synthase — protein MLVNFQFILKIEKRGNKVPQVAEKKSSLSALFQKQIPESRLNRFLSELPSLDDNNLNYLAFSIQIPQIDPLAAIEQIPETNGFQYYWEKPVDDFAIAASGELYRITTRGKNRFREASRKGKELINKIHHCSGINHQNAVIHLFGGFSFFDKNESKSWSGFKSSSFTLPEWTIIKEGKCTILTICTKIKNFNEVHTNIERILSQLEPITSAEAYVLNGKQQSKSNFTVPDKTSAEYESWINSVDIAKTNISNGKFDKVVLARKIDISLDYEVKDTHILNKLRNQYPDCYSFLIRQNEHASFLGSTPERLASFTSEYVLTEGLAGSTSRGKTASEDAVLEYDLLHNPKDLEEHEIVLEAIEENLSYYSDDVKHPDQPSIKKLSNVQHLYTPITAKIKEGVSRTEVLKTLHPTPAVGGFPRNEAVEFIKEYEDFERGWYAAPFGWINAHGNGEFIVAIRSGLIMKDSVRFFAGCGIVKNSDPDKEWDETNLKFIPMLSTLEHARS, from the coding sequence ATTCTTGTGAATTTTCAATTTATATTGAAAATTGAAAAACGAGGTAATAAAGTGCCACAGGTAGCAGAAAAAAAGAGTTCACTGTCTGCACTGTTTCAGAAGCAAATTCCTGAAAGCAGATTAAACCGCTTTCTATCTGAACTACCCTCCCTTGATGATAACAATCTCAACTATTTAGCTTTTTCCATTCAGATACCCCAGATTGATCCTCTGGCAGCTATAGAACAAATTCCTGAAACAAACGGATTTCAATACTATTGGGAAAAACCAGTCGATGATTTTGCAATAGCAGCTTCCGGGGAATTGTACCGAATCACTACCCGAGGTAAAAATAGATTCAGAGAAGCCTCACGAAAAGGAAAAGAGCTGATCAATAAGATCCATCATTGTTCAGGAATCAATCATCAAAATGCAGTGATTCATCTTTTTGGTGGTTTTTCTTTCTTTGATAAGAACGAATCGAAAAGTTGGAGTGGGTTCAAATCTTCTTCGTTTACTTTACCCGAATGGACTATAATAAAGGAAGGCAAGTGCACAATTCTTACAATCTGCACAAAGATCAAGAACTTTAATGAAGTACATACCAATATTGAAAGAATACTTAGCCAGCTAGAGCCTATTACTTCGGCTGAGGCATATGTACTTAATGGTAAACAACAAAGTAAATCTAATTTTACAGTTCCCGATAAAACTTCTGCTGAATATGAGTCATGGATTAATTCCGTGGATATAGCAAAAACAAATATCAGCAATGGAAAGTTTGACAAGGTTGTATTAGCCAGAAAGATTGATATCTCTCTCGACTACGAGGTTAAAGACACTCATATTCTTAATAAACTCAGGAATCAATATCCCGATTGTTATTCCTTTTTGATCCGGCAAAACGAGCATGCCAGTTTTTTAGGATCTACACCTGAAAGACTTGCCTCCTTTACTTCTGAATATGTACTAACCGAAGGATTGGCTGGTAGTACTTCCCGAGGTAAAACTGCTTCGGAAGATGCCGTTCTCGAGTATGATCTATTGCATAACCCAAAAGACCTCGAAGAACATGAAATTGTACTTGAAGCTATTGAAGAAAATCTGAGTTATTACTCAGATGATGTAAAACATCCTGACCAGCCTTCAATAAAAAAGCTTTCGAATGTACAACACCTTTATACACCCATCACTGCCAAAATAAAGGAAGGGGTATCAAGAACTGAGGTGTTAAAAACTCTCCATCCTACTCCTGCGGTAGGTGGTTTCCCCCGCAATGAAGCGGTAGAATTCATAAAAGAATATGAAGATTTTGAGAGAGGTTGGTATGCCGCCCCTTTTGGGTGGATTAATGCTCATGGAAATGGAGAGTTTATAGTTGCTATCCGTAGCGGTCTCATTATGAAAGATTCTGTGCGGTTCTTTGCAGGATGTGGTATCGTTAAGAATTCCGACCCTGATAAAGAATGGGACGAAACGAATCTTAAATTTATACCCATGCTCTCAACCCTGGAACATGCCCGATCGTGA